Sequence from the Montipora foliosa isolate CH-2021 chromosome 12, ASM3666993v2, whole genome shotgun sequence genome:
GCTGCTTGCTTTACCAAACACAGACATCCACAAGTGACTGTCTGCAATTTCCCTTCCAAAACGTGTACGAACCGCATTTGAAAAGGTAAGTACACATTTGCTGTTAACCGTAACTTCTATCTCACCATTGTCCTTTTCAACTGCAAGCCATCGACTCACTGGAAATGTCCACAGATCTCCTGTCTGTCTGTCTCTGATTGTAACCGTTTCCACGAACCACGATGGATTCTTTCCCCCATTATCATGTTCCAGAgttatttcttttaattgtcCGAGAGATTTATTTGTTACCAGAGCAAACCCAGCGATACTTCCTCGGGAAAACCTGAAAGACGATTCTTCTGTTGTGGAAAGTGGTACATGGTTAAGGTCTCCACCTTCGCCTTTAATACTGATTGTTACATTAGCCGTTGTCCCTGAGTTTCTCCAAACACCAGTGGCAATGACCATGTCATAGAAATAACTTCCGCCTTCAGTGATGGTGATGTATTTCGGAGGACACATCTGGAATAAATAGACAATGAATGATAAACAtctggaataaataaacaatgaatGTCATGGAAAAAGATGAGCAACTGGCATGCTAAAGGGGGGCATTGTCGCGGCATTTTTGTTGCTTTAGGGACAACATGTTCAAGTGGGTCCTACCTGACAGCCAAAGTAATATACGTCAATTATTTCTTTCTGGCCATCAGAGCAAGGCTAAATAAAATGAAACTGCCGCTTCAATAACAATGTCTGTCCTGTTGAATATCACTGATAAAAGACGGTGAATTCAATCAGAACCAGTTATGACTAACTGACCTTTGCTTCATCCCATCGATCTGCTCTCCTGGCACAGACGACCACAACGAAGTAAAGACAAAACGCACAACATATAGTCACCAATACGGAAATGTTTCCACTTTCAGATAGGTTTTCAAATTCAGCAAAAACTTTTTCGAAGTCGATTGGGTTTGGCGTCTGAATGAAACTTCCTCCAAAAGACGTCAAGTGATTGCAACGACAAGTTAAATGGGTGGAATTTGACTTCGGGTCAACCTACAAATAAAGTCATCATTATCAAAATTGTAGCCATGAATTCTGGACTTTCTCCGGGGTTTGTACAGTTGTGGAAGCTCGTGAATTGCATTTTTAATCCATTTCACtcgttttttcaagttttcgcaTAAGCTCGTATATGTAGTTGATCGCGGGCAAGTTTATTGCAATTAGTTTTCTATCAACGCAGACTGCTGCACGTatgtttttggtgttttatcttTTTTCAAGTCGTATTTTTGGATTGCTCTTCCGTTTTCTTGTCGACGGTTCTCTATATTTTGATGTCAATATTATATAACCTTTCATGAATCACGTAAAGCAAAAAGTGAGAATTTAAGCTGTATAGGGAGTCTTCAACAATCATTTTTATTATCACCATTAccgtcattatcattatcatcattataaaAATATGTAGGGGGAAAAGGAGGAGATTCTTATCCTTGGTCTTAGACCTCAATCTGACAAATCTTATTGTTTAAAAAAGACGCAATGAATAGACTCCCCTTACTCTCTTGAACACTGCGCAGCTCTGTATAGCCAGCTTACCAAATGTAATTTTGGAGGAATAGAAACCCTTTTGGAAGTCAAAACTCACAGTTATCCAATACTTCTCGTCGCCCCAATACTTCTCGTCCAAGGCTATGAATTAATAAAACTACCTTGCAGCCGTTGGAGGTCCACTTGTCCATATCTGCAGACCAATACATGCAACTGGACTGAGTTATAGTCATGGTGTAATTAACATCGGTAAATGGGTCATAATGTGGGATAACGTTTTTTGTTATTCCTTTGGACGGTGGATCCTTAAAGCCAACACATGCTCGCTTTTGGCGACGGTTACCAAAACAAGATCTCTTCTTCCTTACGTGCGTGGTATTATTTTTGCTTCCTATTATTCCAACGTACAGTCGGCCAGGTGTTTTAGGAATTACTGTAACGGATCTTTTTTCGAAAGAGCAGGATGCTCCACTTTTATTGATGTCACATACGTATCTAAAGGTCATCGTGAAATTGTGATCAAAGTCATCCACAGTCGGTCGGGAACCAAATTTGACAAATAGCTCGATGTTCACGTTTTCCTCCTGGACACTTGTCTCAATATTCACAGGGACGCTCGCAAGTTCCACGTAATAATAGTGGACAGACATTTTGCTTGGCTTCATGAAACGATGTTCCAACATGTTACTGTTTTTGCTGTTGTAGGGTGTTTTAGATATCGGAATGACTATAACAATGTCTTCATGAAGCTCTGACACATTGATCTTCGAAGAGCCAGTTTTCAGTTCAAGACTGGCAACATTTGATTGTATCGCTTGACTGCTCTCGTGCCATGTATAAGGATTGAAATTGACAGCTGTCATCTGCGGTCACAGGaataataaatttttaaatgatgcgaatgcaataggccatttccgagttaatgCTTGTCccctcttcaaagcgaatctaagtgcgaagtttttgtgatggtaattagttctagtttacatatgaatgaaaactaatgtTCGTAAGAAGAATTTCGcccttagactcgctttgaagaggaggcagacacgaactcggaaatggcctatttaaacATTATCATCCATTTAATTAATATGGGACACTTACGAAATGGTTTTATTGTTTATCATACATACGTTGATCTTCCGTTTTCGTACTGTACGTTTTTTGCTTTCGAGCTCAAACGCAAAATATTTGGGGCAAGAAAACCCAAACACCCCGAAATAGCCAAATGACCAACAGATCACAACACCACAATCAATGTTTAGACTCAATGTGCAAAATTACACAAAACATTACATATACTCAAGCGAGCTTAAATCGACTTTGCATGAAAGACAACAACGACCTTTGCTCCCTCTGTAAAAGCGAGAGGCAAACCGTGACGTTGATGAACCTTGGAATTTCCTGCAACAAAACTGCCTCCTTGCGATCTGACTTAGTTTCGAACTTAGTGTCATTAAAACACAGGGACGATAGGCCCCTGAAAAACCCTTTGGGAAAATTGGTGGTTCAAGGACCAGGAGTAGTAGACTATTGTATTATGATTACAATGTATTGCGTTTTTTTGAATGAGTGGGGGTATATAGTTTATCTTTGTTTCCGGAGTTATCTTTTGAGGCTTGATGAAAGTCTTGTCGTATTAAAGAAGACTTCCAATCGCTAGAGTTGAGAAAtacattcactacttgcacaatcccataatatacCTCTATTAGTCcccaaaacgtttgcataacaattgtgtgcaatttctcctgggacaagAAAATGTCCAGAGAGAAGTCAAGAataatgcctatgcaaatttttgggggataaaagaggtgtattatgggatttgtgccaGTAGTGAATTAACAAATTTTTTCCAGAAGTGGACCTTATTTTTTTAACctcttgcttttttttccttttatcttCTTACTTTGagcataatgtcaactgagcgcTCTTTAATTTTCCTTAGATTTGTAAAATTATGGAATGTACTATCTTCGGATGTCGtttcattttccctttttttttccaattttagATGGCGCAGCCGTGTTGTATAAATGTGTTAAATTAATGAAAGGAAATAGGTTTCTTTCCCAGCAACGCATGCACCCGAACTTACATCAAAGAGAAACGGTATGGTGGACGTCACAAATTTAAATATCACTGAGGCCCTGACTTTTTTTAGGATTCTTTAACATCATGATTGATTATGTCTTCTCTCTTGTGAGGGGATAGTTACTTCATTTCAGACGTTTCATTTGTTGATAGACAATTTAGCCAACGAAATTCAAGTTTATACAAAGCTAGAAAGCAATGAATGAATTTTCTTAATATCTGGTAATTGATTATTATTCGGTCAGACTAGTCAAAATGGCTCTTTTGTCACCTTTGCATCGACGTCACCATCTCCCATGATTGGAAGGCTGTCTGGTAGTTCAAATTTGGAGAGATTTTGCTCCATACTGAGTCCCTTTACATCTTCCGAAGATACTTTCTTGAGAACTACTGCTAGGTCATTGGTCTTAATCACCATACTTTCAGATGATACCAAACGACCAAAAAATGCATCAGTCAGGTTGTTTAAGGTTTGGTCAGCCTTTTCAACAATTGCCTAAAGTAAAAGCAGAAGGGATGTCTCATGCAAATGTGAAGTAATCAAAGTGACCTGTTTAAATGTACGTACCTTTGAAGATGAGGAACTCCCTTGTGGTGATCCGATCTCTTGGCTTACGCTATATTTAAGTACATTTTCCAAAACTCCTGAGACACCAACAGCGCCTTCCTCaatctcagggcttaaaggttCTTCTGGATCATTTAAGGCATTTACAAGAACTTTTGTGGCACTTTCTGTCATTTTCAATGCTAAATCCTAAAACATTAAATGGCAAATAATTGACGTGAATACCcactttaaatattttgttttaaattattttctcacTAGAATTACCACCACTTCATTAATTTAATTGATGACAAACATGATGAATGACTAAACGAATTGGATACATAAATGCTAAACTATTGATTGAAGGAAAAACGAGCGAACGGGCGGATGGACCGACGGGTGGAGGAGTGAACAGCCTTTGGTTTAAAAAGGATTGAAGAGTGAGTTCAGTATGAAGATTATAGGCAGACTGTATCATTAAGTAGTGCGATCATTCGGTACAAACGATAATAATTCAGACCATAGTTAATGGAGGGGGAACTGGTTCCCCTTCCTGAGTTAATTTAAGAAATAAAACATTAATTTACCGCAGCCTCTGTCTCTTCTCCTTCCCCACCTCCTTCTTCCAAATCTCCCGCTTTTACACCTGCTTCTTCAATTACCGCCAAAATTACGTTGAACATCTGCAGACTTTCAGGCTGTATGGCTGAGAACCTTTCAGTAATGGTGATTGAGATCTATAGCAAGAAAGGTAAAAGTACTAGACTCATAGAAGGATTGATAACGAGGTAAAATTAACAGTATGTTAAGGGACGTACGATACAGACGGGTAAACTACCGTTTTGTTGTAACTGTACATTGACATGTTTGGTGGCAAGTTATCCAACCATGCCATTCAGAAGACATGCCATATTTCGGATTACTATTCCAAAGTTATACATACATCGAAACAAAGTGTTTCTGCCAGAACAAAGGTGGTTCATGCAGCTATAGCCATTAAAAtattaataccgaaatttacctTTGCGAGTTATTGGTTCTTAATTATAAATATCCGATTCTCAATGAAACATTTTacttgaaaaaaggaaaaaacatttcttaaatcCGCAAGTTTTTGCTGGATAAGGATAGAGCAAATCCTTACCATCAGCGCAGCAGGAAAGTTGAAACGGTGTTTAACTCAAAAGCTATGACCTTCAGACCTCTGCAAACGTCCTTCTTAAGCTATTTTTTGTGTCTTTTACTTTCATGATTTATTATCCCAATGTTGCCATTTTTCTCACCTAAACAATTTCATGAAAAGTGAATAAAATGAAGTGAAGTTAACTGAGACTGAAGTGAATGAAACTAGAATAATTCCACGAGACATCGCTGATATGAAGCGGTAAATATATCCAAGCTTGTGGTCTTGTCCAACACGATCAAATGAAATGCTTGTTTCATTAAATCTGAAAGTTTGGATACTTAAAACATTCGCTTTCCCCCACAATTGTTTAGGCTTGATtttacggtatatgagctgataacacTTCATCCGCAATATCTTTGGATGGAAAATTAATGCCCACCTTTTTCAGCTCTGTAAACCTTTACATGTTTATTGGTGCTACTATGGTCTTATCTTAGATAACGTTGCACTTTACTTACAACTGTTTTGACAAGTGTGCTCAGCTCATTACCACAAGTTGTCTTCGCGTTTGCAGCCTTCAGGACCGACATGGCAAGCTGTGCAGCCTTGCTGACTTCCCCTTTGTTTAGAAATTCTTCCAGGTGATTTCCCTCACCCATTACTAGACTTTTTAGTTGATTTCCAACGTCGTCTGCTGGTGTAAGGCACGGATCAAGCTTGGGAGACGCCTTAACCTGCATTCGTGACACATATAATCATCGGGGTTACTCAGCAGTCTTGGCGTTGTTGGCAAGGTACAAAAAGTTTATTCGTGGCAATCAGACTTACCTTGATTGACAAACTCTTAATCACAGCCACACCTACAGAATTCTTAATAACGACATTGATTGTAAGTCTGTAATCATGTTCTTGCAGCCCTGCTGGTAAAACTGTTGAAGCAGAGATGGCTGAATTGCCATAAGATATAACATCCTTTCCAGCTCGAAATTCATAAGTGAGAGGAGAGTTTTGATCTTGCCATCCGGAGCACTCAAACGTAAATTCTGTCTTGAGAGCTATACCTTTCTCTGCTGAGGGACTGCAGTCACCTCCGTATGGCTCCCCAGCAGTTGCGAAGTCTAACAAACCAAATCCCTCGGATCCCACAGAAGACTGTACTACAAGCATTAAACTGAACATCGAGCCGGAAGGCAAAGAATTCTTAGTTATTATCATGTTGTTAGAGTTTACTCCAGTCGACGTCATGTTGGGCAAAATGGTCACATTTTCCCACATGTTCGTGTTTCGGTTAAGCTTTCTTAGTCGCCACTCATACGATGAACCATTGCATGCCGAATTAAGACATTCAGATGTCACCCGAAACTTGTTGGATGCAGGCACTACTGCACCACAATCAACAAAACacctgaaaaaaagaaagatagcCATTCACAGAATGAGGGTTTTTAAAGCGGAATGAATTTATAATGCAgtcagataataataataataataatataatgttcTTAATAGACGCATTTACAAAGCTCAATGCGCCTtacattaaaagttaaaaaaaaaaaaaaaaatagagccaGTTAGTCAGCAGGAGTATgctgatttaaataaaaatgttttgagtGATGACTTGAACGACGAAAGTGACTGCTTTGATTTTATGCGGTCGGGAAGTGAGTTCCAAAGTTTTGGTGCTGCAGAAGAAAACGCGCGGTCACCATAGGTGGATGTTTTCACACGTGGTACTTGCAGGGTTGAACGACTCGATGAGCGCAATTTACGTGTTGGGCGGTAGCGAGTGATTAGAGTTGTCAAGTAGCTTGGAGCAAGTCCATTCAAAGTCTTATATGTCATTAATAGAATCTTGAAAATGATCCGTTTTTCAACGGGTAGCCAATGAAGAGCTTTCAGAGTTGGCGAAATGTGGTCTTGTTTGCGAACTCCGCTGACTAGACGAGCTGCGACATTTTGGACCCTTTGAAGCTTGTCAAGTTGAGACTTGGGAAGACCATATAGCacactattgcaatagtcaagaTGAGGGATGACAAATGCATTAACTACACGTGCTAGATCATCTTTTGAGAGATACTTCTTGATGCGACCAATCGACCTTATCGATAACATAGCCTTCTTACATAACAGATTGATTTGTGACATGGAAGTAAGGTTCTCATCAAACATTACACCAAGGTTACGAGCCTCTTTTGTGACTACGATCGTGTTATTTCCAAAGGAAAAGGTTGGCAATAATTCATAGTTCTTAGTAAATCGCGAGGAGAAAAGAACAACTTcagtttttccctgattgcacTTGAGCATGTTCTTTGTATTCCATGATATCACATCTTCTATGCATGATCTAAGAATATCAGTAGAACAAGTTGGATTATTGGGGTTCAGAGTGATGTAGATCtgtgtgtcatcagcatagaacATACAGTTTAAATTATGGCTAAGTATGATATCCTGAAGCGGAGCTAAGTACATTATGAATAGTAAGGGACCGAGAATcgatccttgaggaacaccaaaCTTTAGGTCACGAGGAGAGGATATTTTATCACCAATAACTACTGATTGTGAACGGCCATACAGGTACGATCGAAACCATTTTAACGCATTGCCAGTAACTTTGAAGTAGGTTTTAAGTCGATCCAGTAGAATTGAGTGATCGAGCGTATCGAACGCTGAGGATAGGTCGAGTAGAACCATGATAACTTGTTGGTTGGTATCAAGGGACCTCAGAATATCGTTTTGTACTCGTAGTAGTGCAGTTTCAGTCGAGTGACAACGTCTATAAGCTGACTGAAAAGATGGTAGAAGTGTATTGGCGTCCAAATAGTTGAAGATTTGGGTCTTAACTGTATCTTCAATAATCTTGCTAAGGAAAGGAATGTTGGCAAGTGGTCTATAACTCTGATACAATTCTTTATCCAAGTCAGGTTTCTTTAGGCATGGACGAATGTATGACAGCTTGAGTATGTCAGGAAACTGTGCAGTAGATAATGACGATTTAACGATGTTACATATGATCGTAGATAAAGATGGAAGATTCTCTTTGACCATATGAGTAGGAATGGGATCCAGTTGGCATGTTTTTGATGTTAATGACTTGACAGTCGATATTATTGATTGGACGTCAGGACGATGAAAATCACTAAAGGAGTGAGTGGTTGGGCTTGAAAAATGACCAGGATCATGAAATAAGGTCTGTTTATCTTGAGATGCGAGAAGTGAATGTCTCAGGAGGTCGATTTTCTGTATGAAGAAATCGTTGAAACTTTCAACAAGAACGTCGACAGATTCTTTGGCTGGCAAAGGAGATGTTTTATGCGTAAACATTGCATCGATGTTATAAAAGAGTTTCTTTGGGTCAATTTGTTCAAGCTTCATCCTGTAAAAAGTGGTCTTGGTAGTTTCAAGAAGAGAATTGTACCTCTCACAGGCATCAGCAAACAGCTCTTTGTCAACTGTTAGTTTGGATTTTCTAAACCTACGCTCCATTTTTCGTTTCATCTGTTTAGCTTGACGTAACTCATCAGAATACCAAGGGGCCCATGGTCTGTGATTAATCCACCTGGTCTGGACTGGTGCTACAGTGTGATAGATAGATGTTAAAGTAGAATTATACATCTCCACAAGTACGCTTAGATCGTGAACGGATGAAAGATGTTGAAGAGGAGATTCTAGAATAGATTGACGTAGGATGGCTTGGTTGACTTTCTTAGGCCTATATGAGACTAAAACTTTAGACAATGGAGGCTTTGGACACTCAAGCTTGCAGGTGATAAGGTGATGGTCAGAGTTGACGTCAGGAAGAACTCTAGTATTGTTCACAAGGGTTTCATCACTTCTTGTGATTAACAGGTCAAGAGTATGACCACGTTTATGCGTTGGACCAGTAACGTGTTGACATAGATTAAACGAGTCAAGAATATTAAGAAATCTAGCTGCATCAGGGTCGTTGATGTCATCGACGTGTAGATTAAAATCACCGCAGATTAAAACATGAGTGTCAGTTATAACAACAGACTCGACTAATTGAGCAAATTCATCAAGGAACATGTTCGTTGTTAACTTGTTTTTACGTGATGGTGGAGGCCTATAGATTAAGATGACACGGCAGGTAAAGTCTTTCAGTCTCATCAGCATATCAACCAATTCAaatgattttgggttaaaaTCTTTCAAGATGGAGCTGTTAAAAGCTTTACGAAGAAAAAAGCCCACTCCGCCACCTTTGGCTGATACCCTAGGGACTTGAAGAATTTTGAAGTCCTGTAAATTATTCAAAAGTTCAGGTATTTGTGAATTGTTTATATCAGAATTAATCCATGTTTCGGTCACGGCGAGAATATCAAGTTTATTGCTTTGAATGATGTCGCATAGTAATGCAGACTTCTTGGTGACTGAACGGGCATTCCACAAGCCAAATTGAACTTTCGAAGTcgttgtttgatgtttttgttgaGTTTCAAGTGGAAGTGAGACCAGGTTGTTGAAGTTAACGAGTCGCGGTTCAGTGATTGCATAGTTAGAGCGACTTCGGAGGCCAGAATTACATGAAATCCTCGACTGTATATGGAATGGTCCTTCATTGAAACCATAGCTTTTTCGATTCCCTCTAAACGGTTTTAGCAAACCCATCGTCTTAAGGGAATTCCATATGTTAAGGTCGTGGGGTCGAACTCGTTCAGAAACATGGCGGGTGGCTTGAACTTGAGTAGGAGCGATCACAGCAGCTTTCCACCAAAACTGGAGATTAAGTAGAATATTCCTCGAATAAATCAGCTTGGAAGCAGCCATGGATGTTGAAGTTATAATAGAAGACAAAATAAATGCGTTTAAACCAATGAACCCAGTAAACTAAGAGGCAAAAACTATGAGCAGCAAAACAGGCAACCGAACTAGGCGGTGCTCATTTACATATCCAATAAGAAATGGGATTTTTCACTAAAATACGAAAACATAAAGGAAAAAGAATTATATTGCTACGTGCTTTCAAATCATATAGTTTTCATTGATACCTTTCAGAACGACGAAAAGATGATATCCAGAGTTCTCTTATAATTACCTTAGAGTCACTTGAGGTATCTCTCCCGCTGCTATCTCAAAAGACATGTTTGCTGTAGCGCTTCTCTTGTCCTTGTTTAGAACCAACAAGAGAATGTAAGTCTTTCCAACTGAAAGTTTAGAGGTGTCGATAATAATAGAAGTTGCGATGGATTTTTCAGAAGGAAAAGCCCCAAAGCAGTCATAACTCCTAGATGTATTGTCCACAGAATCAACGCAAGACCAAGTAAAATTAACCCCGGTATGACTTCCAGGACCAATGTCTCCATCATAACTCAGTGATCCATCCACAGTCACCTTTTCTGCAGATCCCCATCGAGCACTGCTTCCACCGTCAATAATGGCTCGTAACGGGCCCGCGATGCTTTCAATGAAACCGTAATCAAAAGCCTGAAGAGTGCTTGGGGTAGCTGGATCACCAACTTTGATAGCTGCTGCAAATTTCACTTGATAGATACCAGCTGACACGGACCTCTTACTGATGATCCATTCCGCAGTCCCCTGACTCACTAAAGTTCCTTCTACTGGTTCTGATGCTACCAGTTCTGCCTCACTCACCAGATGCCATTTCAAAAGACTTTCTAACACAGTAACACCTTCTGGTAAGCCTTCAATTAGGGCCTCAAGAACGCTTTTGATGGAACGCTTTACTGGAGTGGCGTGATATCTGTCCTTGGATATGCTTCTTATGGACACGGAAAAGTCTCCTGTAGAAACATTTCTTAAAAATTAAGCAAACAAAAAGCCTAAGAGCAACTGGTATTTGCCCTACCACCTATAAGTAAATAATAGATAGCATGCAGCAGGACAAGGTAAGAAGAACTATTCAAAAAAGAACTAGGCTAAATATACCAAAGTGTTTTTGGAGCCCTTTCCCACAGTATtatgttcaaatttcaaattactTGCCTTCCACGGAACATCCATGACCAGTTTGTTAAATGTCTGCCATAGGACCTTTCATTCTACACGCAAACTATTACAGTTTAGGCCGATAAAAGCTTCATACTGattcaaaaataattatttcttacTGGATTTGGTTTTAGGATATGTCTTTCTGAGAAGGGGGAATATGTTTAAATGAGTAAACGACAAATATACTCGCAAAACACTCGGCAAAGTAG
This genomic interval carries:
- the LOC137981136 gene encoding polycystin-1-like protein 2, whose protein sequence is MDLFALRCFQEKPRGNETDECASNIHNCHIHGVCLNSVGSFDCECNPGYSGNGKNCSDIDECITNAHNCDQHATCSDTEGSFSCSCNHGFSGNGTSCLDIDECLTNADNCDENATCTNTEGSFYCSCNQGFSGNGTSCSDIDECLTATHNCHGVAHCHNTEGSFTCSCREGYTGNGWSCDPLGDFSVSIRSISKDRYHATPVKRSIKSVLEALIEGLPEGVTVLESLLKWHLVSEAELVASEPVEGTLVSQGTAEWIISKRSVSAGIYQVKFAAAIKVGDPATPSTLQAFDYGFIESIAGPLRAIIDGGSSARWGSAEKVTVDGSLSYDGDIGPGSHTGVNFTWSCVDSVDNTSRSYDCFGAFPSEKSIATSIIIDTSKLSVGKTYILLLVLNKDKRSATANMSFEIAAGEIPQVTLRCFVDCGAVVPASNKFRVTSECLNSACNGSSYEWRLRKLNRNTNMWENVTILPNMTSTGVNSNNMIITKNSLPSGSMFSLMLVVQSSVGSEGFGLLDFATAGEPYGGDCSPSAEKGIALKTEFTFECSGWQDQNSPLTYEFRAGKDVISYGNSAISASTVLPAGLQEHDYRLTINVVIKNSVGVAVIKSLSIKVKASPKLDPCLTPADDVGNQLKSLVMGEGNHLEEFLNKGEVSKAAQLAMSVLKAANAKTTCGNELSTLVKTVISITITERFSAIQPESLQMFNVILAVIEEAGVKAGDLEEGGGEGEETEAADLALKMTESATKVLVNALNDPEEPLSPEIEEGAVGVSGVLENVLKYSVSQEIGSPQGSSSSSKAIVEKADQTLNNLTDAFFGRLVSSESMVIKTNDLAVVLKKVSSEDVKGLSMEQNLSKFELPDSLPIMGDGDVDAKMTAVNFNPYTWHESSQAIQSNVASLELKTGSSKINVSELHEDIVIVIPISKTPYNSKNSNMLEHRFMKPSKMSVHYYYVELASVPVNIETSVQEENVNIELFVKFGSRPTVDDFDHNFTMTFRYVCDINKSGASCSFEKRSVTVIPKTPGRLYVGIIGSKNNTTHVRKKRSCFGNRRQKRACVGFKDPPSKGITKNVIPHYDPFTDVNYTMTITQSSCMYWSADMDKWTSNGCKVDPKSNSTHLTCRCNHLTSFGGSFIQTPNPIDFEKVFAEFENLSESGNISVLVTICCAFCLYFVVVVCARRADRWDEAKMCPPKYITITEGGSYFYDMVIATGVWRNSGTTANVTISIKGEGGDLNHVPLSTTEESSFRFSRGSIAGFALVTNKSLGQLKEITLEHDNGGKNPSWFVETVTIRDRQTGDLWTFPVSRWLAVEKDNGEIEVTVNSKCVLTFSNAVRTRFGREIADSHLWMSVFGKASSSSFTRVQRASCCLSVFFSAMIANAMFYNTGEESEKGIRVGPFELTPRQIVIGIQSGLIVAPVNIIIVFFFKSSKPKSKKWNNYVETDPVQQLVDQMKDHGCKVPHFCVYFAWFFCFITTITAAGFTLFYSMAWGNDVSEKWLSSILISNGQDILVIQPTKVMLVVIVVSSLLTWTNRKRSPKAEKERPDLCEDEIDLLIETPKERLKRLRLQTARERTKKEVQLAHIVKEIIIHLAYMFFLAVVCYGNNNSHRLLMTETLLKPFSNFHKVTNGHKLLEWMRQEFLPNLYHQPWYNGLVENERAYVENKMSVLIGMPWMRQLRIRSCPCQSLPRFIANCYYDYSSDKEDKTPLSLPGWNPLPNNTSWSSAFKLCPKPWRYQNADEINTYPIEGRYNSYEGGGYVASMGYDEETALEVLLETLGHGWIDRQTRAIILEFTVFNINTNLLSIATYFYEVQATGVASTATRVNTLEFYSTDSGAVMFYYICQFLFMAMVLYRLIMVLIHLYKLRLEFFKFVWNVVEFLMIVFSLLAVAFYMIRSKSVLKTIQSIQSNPYEILHFHEALGWTIWENVAVSMAIFMVTVKLLNLIRFDPFVIFLFSSFRQSVGYQLSHFFIFLIMFNAFVVSGKQFFGHTSLDYSSYMHAVVHQFEYLLGRAVPLDDLRRENPFLGPVFAFAFNIAMTLLILNLLISVLNESYTAAKTQAEESAEELKMARFIGERLSAAFGNVQRKTDFRLYCDESAFGIMCYFEAEPFCVYSESLVQGTEERMEVLDKRIAALARKTQWLEADYEPEDKDFESLFLSFGK